The Mercenaria mercenaria strain notata chromosome 8, MADL_Memer_1, whole genome shotgun sequence genome has a segment encoding these proteins:
- the LOC123541109 gene encoding uncharacterized protein LOC123541109 codes for MLEKETSRPVLSCEKRRNLKTSRGKQKSKKTERIQGGRSGVNRQSTVVQVNRKKTKSTTPAVPKRNTQTGRRIMRWNSSRWITILTDDERKRHIGLIIIFELLGHLLLYIIYVFIMTRCIKELFIMMDRVWKAILLAHLGQFLCVLTVNTHLEHFCFVFCNVKKSFPCSLLVSYPSRHSLSITQ; via the exons ATGTTGGAAAAGGAAACAAGTAGACCTGTG TTATCCTGTGAAAAAAGACGAAATTTAAAAACCAGCCGAGGGAAGCAGAAGTCGAAAAAAACAGAGCGTATCCAAGGAG GAAGAAGTGGTGTTAACCGTCAAAGCACTGTAGTACAggtcaatagaaaaaaaactaaatcaaCAACACCAGCAGTGCCAAAGAGAAACACACAAACAG GAAGGCGAATCATGAGATGGAATAGCTCAAGATGGATCACCATACTCACCGATGATGAGAGGAAAAGACACATAGGGTTGATAATCATCTTCGAACTTCTGGGACATTTACTACTGTACATTATCTATGTTTTTATAATGACCAGATGTATCAAAGAACTTTTTATTATGATGGACAGAGTTTGGAAAGCTATTTTGTTAGCACACTTGGGTCAATTTCTGTGTGTTCTTACAGTAAACACACACTTGGAAcacttttgttttgtgttttgtaatgttAAAAAGTCATTTCCGTGCAGTTTATTGGTTTCGTATCCTTCCAGGCATTCACTTAGTATTACGCAATAA